GCTTGACCTTGGCACTCAGAGTTTCCGCTTGATTCTTGGAAAGGAACTTGAGGAAAACATCATTTTTTTGAAAAGTTTTAGAGAAAATGTGAGACTTGGTGAAGGATTAACTGAGTCAGGAAATATAAGCTCTCAGGCTATTGAAAGGGCTGTAAAGGCACTTAAAAGCTTCAAAGAGGTTATAGAAAATCATAAGGCTAAGGATTATTATGCAGTTGGCACAGCAGTCTTCAGAAAGGCGCAGAATGCAAAAGAAGTCCTTAAAAAAATTGCTGAGGAGACGGGTTTTCAGATAGAGGTTATCTCCCCGGATAAAGAGGCTGAACTTACCTTGCTTGGACTATCTTATGGATTAAAGAAATTGGGGTTGAATTTAAAGAAGTTTCTAATTGTAGATGTAGGAGGAGGGTCAACAGAGTTTCTCTATCTAAAAGAGGGCCAACCTACCCTTATTAAAAGTCTTGATCTTGGAGCGGTTTCTTTAAAGGAGACCTTTAATCTAAGGTATCCTTTGACGAGAAGGCTTCTTGAATCCTTAAGGGCTTATGTGAGAGACCAACTTAAAGAACTTCCCAAAGAAGATTTTGAAAAAATAGTTATTACTGGAGGGTCTGCCAGTCTTCTTGGGAGCCTTGACCTTAAACTTCTCAAATTTGATCCTGAAAGGCTTCATGGCCATAAAATTACAGCGGATCGGGTGGAGAAATTAATTCAAAAGCTTGCTGATTCAACCCTGCCAAGGATTAGAATTATGAAGGGAATGGAGGAGGGAAGAGAAGACATTGCCCTTCCCGGGCTTGTGATTTACGGGGAGATTCTTGCCTATTTTGGTAAAAATGAACTCTTGCTCAGTGAATATGGAATCTTAGAGGCAACTTTACTTTGCCGCAGTAAGAATTATAATATAAGCTAAATTTTTTCACAAGGAGAAGATCTTATATGCTTGAGATCCTTGGTGAAGCCTATACTTTTGATGATCTTTTACTTGTCCCATCTTATTCTCAGGTCCTACCCAAGGATGTTGAAGTTTGCACATATATTACTTCAAAGATAAAATTGAACATACCTCTTATTTCAGCGGCTATGGACACGGTTACAGAAAGCCAGATGGCAATAGCTATGGCCAGAGAAGGGGGGCTGGGAGTAATCCATAGAAATATGAGTCTTGAGGAACAGGTCAGAGAGGTTGAGAGGGTTAAAAAATCTGAAAGCGGTATGATTTATGATCCCATTACTGTTTCTCCAGATACTACCATTCGTCAGGTTATGGCTCTGATGGAGGAATATAAGATTTCTGGAATTCCAGTGGTAGTTGGTGCTGAAAAGAAGCTCGTTGGAATTGTTACTAACAGAGATTTACGCTTTGAGACCCAGCTGGATAAACCTGTTAAAGAGGTAATGACCAAGGAGAATTTAGTTACCGCAAAGCCTGGGATTACTTTGGATGAGGCAGTCAAAATCCTTCACGAAAGGCGGATTGAAAAGCTTCTTATTGTGGATGACAACTTTTGTCTTAAGGGTTTGATAACCATTAAGGATATTGAGAAGATAAAGAAGTATCCAAATGCTTGTAAAGATGAGCTTGGTAGGCTCAGGGTTGGAGCAGCTATCGGAGTTGGGAAGAATCGCCTTAAGCAGGCTGAGGCTCTGTTAAAGGCAGGTTGTGATGTCCTTTTCATAGACTCGGCTCACGGGCATAGCAAAAATGTTATTGAGACTATCAAGGAGGTTAAGTCTCACTTTCCAGATTGTCAGTTAATTGCTGGAAATATTGCAACCAGTGAGGCAGCAGAAGCCTTAATCAAGGCTGGGGCAGATGGTCTCAAGGTAGGTGTTGGTCCAGGATCTATTTGCACAACAAGAATTGTAGCTGGGGCAGGAGTTCCTCAGCTTACCGCTATTCACAATGTAGCAGTTATAGCTGATAAATTTGGAATCCCTCTGATTGCGGATGGTGGTATTCGTTTTTCAGGGGATATTACAAAGGCCATTGCAGCAGGGGCTTATGCAGTAATGATTGGAAATCTCTTTGCAGGAACTGAGGAAGCCCCGGGGGAAACTATTCTTTACGAGGGAAGAACCTATAAGATCTATAGAGGAATGGGCTCCCTTTCAGCTATGTTTAAAGGAGGAGGAAGGGAAAGATATGGCTATGAAGCTGAGGATATTTCAAAATTTGTGCCTGAAGGAGTGGAAGGAAGGGTTCCCTATCGTGGGCCAGTTTCTAAGATGATTTATCAGTTAGTAGGAGGTTTAAAGTCCGGGATGGGGTATTGTGGCTGTAAGAGTATTGATGAATTGAGAAAAAAGGCTAAGTTCATTAAAATAACCCCTGCAGGGTATAGGGAGAGTCATGTGCATGATGTAACTATTCTCCGGGAATCTCCAAATTACTGGGTAGGAAAATAAATGCCCTTTTTTGAATGGAAGGGAAAATCTATCTCAGGTGAGATTCGTTCAGGGGTCTTAGAGGCTCCCAATTCTCAAATTGTAGAAGTTTATCTCAGAAGATTAAATATTATTCCAATCAAGGTAAATCAGAAGAAGGAAAGTGCCTTTAAAATAAGGCTCAAGAGAGTTTCTGATAAGGAGCTTGCCCTTTTTACTCGTCAGTTTTCAACGGTGCTTGAGGCTGGTCTTCCCATTGTTAAAGGTCTTGAGACCCTGGCTATGCAGCAGAAAAATATTTATTTTAAAGAAGTAATTACAGATTTGAAAAGAAAGGTAGAGGCAGGAATGGCTCTTAGTGAAGGAATGTCCGAATATCCAAAAATTTTTGGAAATCTTTATCTTCAAATGGTTCGCTCAGGAGAGCAATCAGGAAATTTAGATATTGTTCTTAAAAGACTTGCCAATTACCTTGAAAAGATAGTTGCTCTAAAGTCTAAGATTAAACATGCCATGATTTATCCCTCAGTTATAGTCTTTGTAACAATAGTTGTAGTCTCGATCATTATGTTTTTTGTTATACCTAAATTTGCAGAACTTTTTAAAGAAGCTGGTCAATCCTTACCACTTCCTACGCAAATTTTGATAAATATAAGTCAGAACTTTAAGAGTATATTTTTGTTTTTTGTAGTTTTTATTATTGCATCTGTTATTGGAATCAAATATTACCGGAAAAGTGAAAAAGGCAGGTATAATACTGACAAGATTCTTTTGCGTTTACCTCTTCTTGGCGAGTTATTTCATAAAGCGGCAATATCAAGAATTGCAAGGACTTTGGCTAATCTCATCGGGGCAGGCGTGCCTTTACTTCAGGCCTTAACCATTGCCGGGGAAACCTCGGGCAATAAAGTTCTTGAAAAGGCTATGGAAGATACAAGAATTAATGTTTCAGCAGGGCACACCATTGCTGATCCCATGTTTTTCACCGGTGTCTTCCCTTATATGGTAATTGAAATGGTGCGTATTGGTGAGATGGCAGGTAATTTAGAAGAGATGCTTACAAAAGTAGCTGATTTTTATGAAGAGGAGGTGGATAGGACTGTGCAGACCCTATCCACCCTGATTGAACCAATTCTTTTAATCATCCTGGGGATAGTAATTGGTGGAATCTTAGTTGCCCTTTATCTTCCTATTTTCCAGCTGGGTGGAGTTGTAGGAGGAGGCTAACCAGACTTTTTCTTACAGCCTTTCTTGGCAGAACAGCTTGCTTTAGACTCAGACCCTGTTCCTTCTTTTACCATAGAATCTGCCTCTCCACAGGATGTGCACTTTTTAGGTTTACACCTTGACTCCTTAGTGGTTCCACATTTCTCACATTTCCAAACAGCCATATAGCACCTCCTGGAATTTTTTATTTAAAAGTTAATCAAGAATTTTTAAAATTTCAATAATTTGTATGCATCCATATCCGTTGAGATCATAATCTACCTCTTTGGGCAGATAAATTTGTATTTCCTCTTATTTCACTTTTTCCCTGTTATCTCTTTCCACCCTTTCTTTTTCTTGTAAGCTTATGAGGAATTTAGCTAAAAAGGCAATTAAAAAATTTTTGACCTTTGGAGAGTGAAATCAATAACTTTTTTTACCACTCAAAGCTTTGAACTACGATAATACCTCTCTCTTCTGCCATCTTTAAAGCTATGGGCTTGGCATAGTGAGTTACTATAAGCTTTACTACTTCTTTATCTCTATAAACCTTTCTAACTGCTATTTCCTTTTTCTCAATCTCTTTTAAGGCTCTATCAAAATCTCTTTTCCCCTCGTCAAATCTCAACTTAGCCTCTCCAACAAGCACCACTTCTTTTCCATTTACCCTTCCCTTTGCCAGAAAATTGATCTCCTCTCCTTCAATCTCTGTCCTTATAAATCTTTCTGTAACTTCTATTCCATATTTCTCCTTTAAAACTTTTGGAAGATTCCTGTAAGCTTCATTTTCAAAGGCATAAGAAAAAGTTCTTGTGAATCCACCAAACTCTTTTCTTAACTGGTGTAAATCCTCCCTTGTTTTTCTGTGCTCTTCCGCAAGCTTTCTTAACTCTTCTTCAGTTTTTTTCTGGGCTTCCACAAGTTTATTTAATTTTTCTTCAGTTTTTTTCTGAGCTTCCGCGAGTTCATTTACTTTTTCTTCGGTTTTTTTCTGGGCCTGGGCAAGCTCTTTTACTTCCTGAGCAAGTTCTTTAAGTTCCTGAGCAAGGGCATTTACTTTTTCTTCAGTTTTTTTCTGGGCTTCAGCGAGTTCATTTACTTTTTCTTCGGTTTTTTTCTGGGCCTGGGCAAGCTCTTTTACTTCTTCAGCGAGTTCATTTACTTTTTCCTCTGTTTTTTTCTGGGCTTCAGCAAGGCTTTTTACTTCCTGAGCAAGCGCTTTTACTTCCTCAGCAAGGGCATTTACTTTTTCTTCAGTTTTTTTCTGAGCTTCAGTGAGTTTTTTTATTTCCTCTTGGGTCTCTTTTTGAGCCTTAGTAAGGTCACTAACTATATTTTTTAACTCAAGAAAATCTTCACGCTTTACAGTATCACCAATAGATTTCTCAAGTTTTTCAAGAATTTTTATAAAAACTTTCCTAACAGGAGGCTCAAGTTCTTCCAGGGCTTTAATTATGTCTACCGCTAAGAGAGCCATATTTTTACATTAATTCAACTTTCATAAAAATCAAGTGTGGTGTATAAGTCCCCTATCTTTTGAGACTCAAAGGTTTTTTTCTACTACCTTTCACCTCTTACCTCTCACCTTTTTACCACTTTTTTCAGAAGAATGTGATCCTATACAAAAACCCTATTGACAGGATTTTTATTTATGTTAACTTTTATTAAAATTATAGTTAACAAAGAGGAGTCTATGCGGATAGGTATTAAAGATTCAGGAGGAGTGAAAAATTTTTCTTTCTGGTGGCTTTTGGGAGGAGCTGTTTTCCTTTCAGGGCAGGGGGAGGCTCTTTCTCAGTCAGAAATTGAGTTGAAAGAAGTTGAGATTACTGCACCTGCAGTCAAAGAGCCTCCAGAAAGGCTCTCTCAAGAGGTGAGGATTCTTTCAGGTAAGCTTTTGGAGTCCCTTGGCACTTCCATTTATTCTTCCCTTGATCTGCGTGAAAGGGGAGGCTTTGGAGTTCAGGAGGATTTATCAATCCGGGGGACAACTTTTGAGCAAAATCTTGTCCTTTTTGAAGGGATCAGGGTTTCTGATTTACAGACCGGGCATCACCTAATGAATCTCCCCTTTACGACTAAAAATCTATCAGCCCTTGAGATTTTGCCAGGAGGGGCAAGTCCTCTTTATGGAGCAGGGGGTTTTGGTGGGGCCTTAAATTTTTTACTTAAGCCCTCTCAAAGGGGTATAAATTTTTCAGCTGACCTTGGCTCCTATGACTTTAAATCCGTCTATCTTCAGGGAGGATTCCCCATAGGTAACAGGACTTTTAGCTTAACCCTGGATTCAAAAAAAAGTAATGGTTTTATTGAAAATCGGGATTTTGACTTGAGAAGTTTTAATCTTTATACCAAGGATAAAGAGATGACCCTTTTTTACGGATTTACTGAAAAGGACTTCGGGGCAAGAAATTTTTATACACCCCGCTTTGATAATGAGTTTGAAGAGACAAGGACGCACCTTTTTCTCATAAAGAAATCTCTGGTCCTGAATAACCTTTTTTTAGAGCCCGCCCTTTTATATCGTAAAAATTATGACTACTACATTCTTGACCGCCAGAAACCCTCCTTTTACCAGAACCAGCATCAGACTTATCTTTACAGGATAAATATTCCCGGAGCCTTAGAGACAGAGAGAGCCCTTTACCTCTTCGGGATTGAAACCGGTTATGAGAGACTTAAGAGCTCAAGACTTGGTGAATACTTGCGCAGAAATTTATCTTTTTACACCGGGGTTAAACCCAAGATTTCAGAGAGGTGGCACCCTTCTTTACAATTGAGATATGATCTCAATGTGGAGGAGAAGGACTTTTTGTCCCTTGGTTCTGGCCTTGCCTATAACTTAAAGCCAGGCCTTAAATTAAGAACTGCCTTTAATTATTCCTACAGGCTTCCCAGTGTTACAGAGCTTAGATATCAATCCTTAGGGATTAAGGGGAATCCTGATCTTTCAGTGGAGAAATCCTTAAACCTTGAGGGTGGCTTTGATTTCCAGAGGCACGATTTAACCCTTTCTGGGACACTTTTTTTCAGAAAGGGAGATAATTTGATCGACTGGATTTTTAATGGCACTTCTTCATCAGCAGAAAATACTGATGTAAAAACCCTTGGTTTTATCTTGCACACTGAAAAGAGCTGGAAAGGGCATACCTTTCTTTTCAGTTATACCTACCTCAATCAAAAGGGAAGAGACATAGAAAAATCCCGCTACTATGGAAATTATCTGAGGCATGGTGCAAGCTTGGGAGGAATCTGGAGACTGCCCAGGGAAACAAATTTAAATCTACTCCTTCAGTATCAGAAAAGGCTGAATCAAAGGGGAATATATGTTCTTGACTTTGAATGGGAAAAGCCCGTAGGGAAGAATTTAAAATTTGCTATCTGGGGAAAGAACCTTTTAGATGAAAAATATTACGAAATCTTTTATCCTGAGGCTAAGAAAGGGGTCTCAGGTATTCCCCAGTGGTTTGGAATAAGGGTTGAGGGAGGTTTCTAAAAGATATCAGGATTTAGAAAGAATCTGGCAGTGAATGGACTGGTTATTAAGGGTGCATTGGGATTTATAGAGGTCAACTCCCTCAAGCTCTCCAGTGATAGTGCCATTTGAGATGTGGCCTGAAGCCTCGCAGGTGAAAGTGCCTGTTATGGTGACATTGAGAGTTCCTGAGGCAGTGGCTATGGCATTTCTGCAGTTGGGAAGGGAGGTAACATTCATGGTGATGCTCGGGATATCAGAAGCCCTGCCACTCATACAAAAAGTGAGGGCATCATTGGCGCAGGCCTTAACAATAGGTAAGGCATTGGAAGCAATTTTTGATTTTTGTTGATAGCGGATATAAGTGAGTATGGAAATGGAGGCAAGGATGGAAATAATGGCTATGACAATGATCAGCTCAACAAGGGTAAAGCCCTTAGAATTCACGATAAAAAAATAAGGAGCCTGAAAGGGGCTCCTTGGAGAAAGGTTTTAAATTCCTATTAATTTGCATACATATAACTTCATAATCATATAATTTAAACCCCCTTTTTTAAAAGGGGGTTAAACCATATAAGAATAATATTTCTATTGCCCTTCAACTACACATTTAATATTTTGGTTATCAATTGTGCATTTAGCTATATAATCACTTGCTGCAGTTAGGTTACCAGTAACGGAGGCACCTGAAAGTTTCCCGTCATTTGAACAAGTTCCTGGAGTAGTGGCAAGAGTTACATCACCACCTGCAGTATTAAAAGTTTGACTACCATTACTAAAACAATTAGGGGTTGAGGTTTGGGTTACAGTGTAATTTGAAGGATTTTCAACACAAGCAGTCACCATGTCCATGGCGCAAGCCCTTGCTACTGGAAGAGCATAACTTGAAACCTTTGATTTCCTCTGATACTTCAGATACTGAGGGATGGCAATGCTTGCAAGAATGGCAATGATGGCAATAACAATCATCAACTCAACCAGGGTAAAACCACCCACCTTACTTCCTCTAAGCTTCCTCATACAACACCTCCTTTTAAGTTTTTTTCCTTTCTTTTATAGAAAAAATTTTAATTTATCTAATCAGCAAGTCAAGGGTAAAAATTGCCTCACTAAAATTTATTTGAAATTTTATCGTTGCCTCATATAAAAAATCTCCTAAATTAATTCAGGAGGGGGAAGGGTGCAAAATCTAAACTTAAACGCAAAAGAAAACCTATCTATGATGAAAAGGTTAAGAAAGAGTGGCAAAAAGAGTAGGCAAAGAAGCTTTACAGAGAGATAAGGAGAAATCAGAGAAGACTTGAAAGAGCACTTTTAAAGAAAAAGGGAATTATTCCCAGGATATAAAAGGTAGTATTATAAATTTTGTGTATAGATTGGGGAGGATTAAAGTTAAGTCAGTAACCTGGGTTGAATTTAAAAAAATTTGGTAAAATGCCCTCCTAGCCTCTACCTAAAAACTAACCAGGAGGGCGAAAATGAAGGATCCGCTCTATGAGAACCTCAAAATTATTATACAACATCCTGAGAAAAAGAAAATACTTGAAAACCTCTTATTTAAGGAAATTAAAAATATGACTAAAAACCTTCTTGAAACCTTGATTTTGGAAGAAAGAAGAATTTTTTGTGAAGAAATGGATGATGTGGGGAATGGATATTTCTTAAGGAGTTTAAAAACACCTTTTGGAGAGATAAAAAATCTTAGGGTGGCAAGAACAAGGAAGAAAAATTTTAAAACCGCTATTTTTGAGCCTTATTCAAGGGAATTCTTATATTTAGATGAGCTGATTTATTACATGTATGCTGGTGGGTGTTCTACGAGAGATGTTGCTAACACCTTAGAAAAAATTTACGGGGTTAAATATTCTCCCACTTCTATATCTCGTATTACATCAGTTGTGACTAAAAAGATAGAGGAATTTAAAAATGCCCCTATAACAAAGTGGTATCCTGTGTTATATGTTGATGGGACTTATTTAAAAGTCAGGCGTGGAGGTGTGACAGAGAATGAAGTAGTTTATTTTGTTGCTGGATTAAGTGAGGATGGACATAAGGAGATTTTAGGATATTGGATACCTGGAGGAAGTGGAGAGAGTGCACTTAATTGGAAAGAGATATTTAAAGAACTTTATAAAAGAGGACTAAAGGAACCTCTTTTAGTGGTAGGAGATAACCTTCCTGGGCTTGAAGAAGCTGTAAAACTTATCTATCCTCTTGCAGATTTTCAGAGCTGTGTGTTGCATAAGGTTCGGAATACTTTGAATAGAGTAAGGAAACGAGAAAGACCCTGCAGTTGCAGAAGATTTGAAGGAGATATATGAAAGGCACGATGAGAGAGAGTGGAAGCTTGGATTTGAGAGATTTAAGAGGAAATGGGAAAGAATTTATCCTGATATAATAAGGTCATGGGAGAGGGATTTGGACAAACTTATGGTTTATTTGAAGTATCCTTATCCTTTGAGGAGATTTATATATACCACGAATGCCCTTGAGAGATTTATTAAGGAAGTGAAGAGGAGAGTAAAGGTTATAGAAGTATTTCCGAGTGAGGGTTCAGTTGATAAGATTGTTTATTTAGTAGTTGAGGAGATGAATGAGAAGTATAGGAGTAGGAGACTAAAAAATTTTGAGAGGATAATAGAGGAGCTAAGGGGGGAAAGGAGGGCAAGATATGGGAGTGGAGAGATTAAAATTATTACAAATGAAAAAGAATTTTATACACAAAAAAGTTGACACTATGGAATAAAATTG
This window of the Caldimicrobium thiodismutans genome carries:
- a CDS encoding Ppx/GppA phosphatase family protein encodes the protein MTKRDLSERLKIQFPELEKKDLEFIVDNFFEILATALKRGEKIELRGFGVLELHYAKPYFFTNPKNKQKYYLNGKARAVFHLGKELKERLNTPLLAGLDLGTQSFRLILGKELEENIIFLKSFRENVRLGEGLTESGNISSQAIERAVKALKSFKEVIENHKAKDYYAVGTAVFRKAQNAKEVLKKIAEETGFQIEVISPDKEAELTLLGLSYGLKKLGLNLKKFLIVDVGGGSTEFLYLKEGQPTLIKSLDLGAVSLKETFNLRYPLTRRLLESLRAYVRDQLKELPKEDFEKIVITGGSASLLGSLDLKLLKFDPERLHGHKITADRVEKLIQKLADSTLPRIRIMKGMEEGREDIALPGLVIYGEILAYFGKNELLLSEYGILEATLLCRSKNYNIS
- a CDS encoding IS256 family transposase, translated to MKDPLYENLKIIIQHPEKKKILENLLFKEIKNMTKNLLETLILEERRIFCEEMDDVGNGYFLRSLKTPFGEIKNLRVARTRKKNFKTAIFEPYSREFLYLDELIYYMYAGGCSTRDVANTLEKIYGVKYSPTSISRITSVVTKKIEEFKNAPITKWYPVLYVDGTYLKVRRGGVTENEVVYFVAGLSEDGHKEILGYWIPGGSGESALNWKEIFKELYKRGLKEPLLVVGDNLPGLEEAVKLIYPLADFQSCVLHKVRNTLNRVRKRERPCSCRRFEGDI
- a CDS encoding prepilin-type N-terminal cleavage/methylation domain-containing protein gives rise to the protein MNSKGFTLVELIIVIAIISILASISILTYIRYQQKSKIASNALPIVKACANDALTFCMSGRASDIPSITMNVTSLPNCRNAIATASGTLNVTITGTFTCEASGHISNGTITGELEGVDLYKSQCTLNNQSIHCQILSKS
- a CDS encoding TonB-dependent receptor plug domain-containing protein encodes the protein MRIGIKDSGGVKNFSFWWLLGGAVFLSGQGEALSQSEIELKEVEITAPAVKEPPERLSQEVRILSGKLLESLGTSIYSSLDLRERGGFGVQEDLSIRGTTFEQNLVLFEGIRVSDLQTGHHLMNLPFTTKNLSALEILPGGASPLYGAGGFGGALNFLLKPSQRGINFSADLGSYDFKSVYLQGGFPIGNRTFSLTLDSKKSNGFIENRDFDLRSFNLYTKDKEMTLFYGFTEKDFGARNFYTPRFDNEFEETRTHLFLIKKSLVLNNLFLEPALLYRKNYDYYILDRQKPSFYQNQHQTYLYRINIPGALETERALYLFGIETGYERLKSSRLGEYLRRNLSFYTGVKPKISERWHPSLQLRYDLNVEEKDFLSLGSGLAYNLKPGLKLRTAFNYSYRLPSVTELRYQSLGIKGNPDLSVEKSLNLEGGFDFQRHDLTLSGTLFFRKGDNLIDWIFNGTSSSAENTDVKTLGFILHTEKSWKGHTFLFSYTYLNQKGRDIEKSRYYGNYLRHGASLGGIWRLPRETNLNLLLQYQKRLNQRGIYVLDFEWEKPVGKNLKFAIWGKNLLDEKYYEIFYPEAKKGVSGIPQWFGIRVEGGF
- the guaB gene encoding IMP dehydrogenase, with protein sequence MLEILGEAYTFDDLLLVPSYSQVLPKDVEVCTYITSKIKLNIPLISAAMDTVTESQMAIAMAREGGLGVIHRNMSLEEQVREVERVKKSESGMIYDPITVSPDTTIRQVMALMEEYKISGIPVVVGAEKKLVGIVTNRDLRFETQLDKPVKEVMTKENLVTAKPGITLDEAVKILHERRIEKLLIVDDNFCLKGLITIKDIEKIKKYPNACKDELGRLRVGAAIGVGKNRLKQAEALLKAGCDVLFIDSAHGHSKNVIETIKEVKSHFPDCQLIAGNIATSEAAEALIKAGADGLKVGVGPGSICTTRIVAGAGVPQLTAIHNVAVIADKFGIPLIADGGIRFSGDITKAIAAGAYAVMIGNLFAGTEEAPGETILYEGRTYKIYRGMGSLSAMFKGGGRERYGYEAEDISKFVPEGVEGRVPYRGPVSKMIYQLVGGLKSGMGYCGCKSIDELRKKAKFIKITPAGYRESHVHDVTILRESPNYWVGK
- a CDS encoding RCKP-type rubredoxin-like domain-containing protein codes for the protein MAVWKCEKCGTTKESRCKPKKCTSCGEADSMVKEGTGSESKASCSAKKGCKKKSG
- a CDS encoding transposase; this encodes MKEIYERHDEREWKLGFERFKRKWERIYPDIIRSWERDLDKLMVYLKYPYPLRRFIYTTNALERFIKEVKRRVKVIEVFPSEGSVDKIVYLVVEEMNEKYRSRRLKNFERIIEELRGERRARYGSGEIKIITNEKEFYTQKS
- a CDS encoding type II secretion system F family protein, which codes for MPFFEWKGKSISGEIRSGVLEAPNSQIVEVYLRRLNIIPIKVNQKKESAFKIRLKRVSDKELALFTRQFSTVLEAGLPIVKGLETLAMQQKNIYFKEVITDLKRKVEAGMALSEGMSEYPKIFGNLYLQMVRSGEQSGNLDIVLKRLANYLEKIVALKSKIKHAMIYPSVIVFVTIVVVSIIMFFVIPKFAELFKEAGQSLPLPTQILINISQNFKSIFLFFVVFIIASVIGIKYYRKSEKGRYNTDKILLRLPLLGELFHKAAISRIARTLANLIGAGVPLLQALTIAGETSGNKVLEKAMEDTRINVSAGHTIADPMFFTGVFPYMVIEMVRIGEMAGNLEEMLTKVADFYEEEVDRTVQTLSTLIEPILLIILGIVIGGILVALYLPIFQLGGVVGGG
- a CDS encoding prepilin-type N-terminal cleavage/methylation domain-containing protein, with amino-acid sequence MRKLRGSKVGGFTLVELMIVIAIIAILASIAIPQYLKYQRKSKVSSYALPVARACAMDMVTACVENPSNYTVTQTSTPNCFSNGSQTFNTAGGDVTLATTPGTCSNDGKLSGASVTGNLTAASDYIAKCTIDNQNIKCVVEGQ